The sequence CAGCTCTCCGGGAGGAGGAACAGACCGTGTGGAACCGTTAAGGAAGTGGGTGGAATGCGGGTGCACCTCCGCAGCGGGAGAGCGAGGTGGGGTTTTTCTAGCTGGTGTGACATGAGTGGCAAAATCTGGCGGCCCCTCTTCCCTCTGGACCGCCTGGCCGTGGCCCGGGGTCTTTGTCGTCGCTCCCTTGGTACTGAACGTCTCTCCTGCGTTCCTGGCAGGGTCACCAGCCTGCGCAGAGACTCGGTCGGCGTCATTCTGATCCGCTGCAGGGGCTAAAAAGTGTTGGGCACGCGTGTGGCCGTCATTCGTTCCGCATCCCCGTGCTCCCTTCAGTCTATCTGTGTGTCTTCTACCCTCCCTTTCTTTTCAGTTCCAACTCTGCTCTGTCCTATAGCTTTATTCAAACAGGAATGTGTGGGGCTGAGGTCAGGAGTGTAAGTACCTGCCTTAGGCGCTATTCCTTatacaacaaaaatattaaatatttttttcctcctcagtaaaaggataaaaattggTCTCAGTTGTCTCTTACTCCATTCCAGTGTCTCTACCCTCTTCTTTCATACAAAAGACTAGGgcaagttgtttgtttttttaatcttttaagtgtttttgtaCAAAAGaatgtagtttccttttttttttttttttttgcatttttaaaacaccaggtgtgggggagggatgcaaacaaataacaaaaaagatgtttttataacattattttccctgttttagaaagaagaaaaaaaatcattccaaaagTATTCAAAAGtccaaagatgaaataatttcattttcttccctaaaGGCTATAAAAGGCCCCTGCCTGTTGACTCCGTCCTCTTGTGTCCAGTGGAGCCATGTTACTCTTCACTGGCCCAAGTTCACTATCACAGAAAGATCGGGCCAGGCTTGTGGGCACATGGCCTAAACAAGAAAGGAAGCATCAGAGGATTCCAAACCTCCCCCCACAGAACTGCTGTGGGCAAGGTCCTTCCCTGAGCCAGAAGGGACAAGCGCGGCAGCATTCCACACCCAGAGCACAGGATGGCAGAGCCCTAGATGTCCCACCTCTGCTTTCATTCCCTTTCCAGAAGATTTTGGGGGGTAGGGTCGGGTGGGGGAAGGTTGACATGCCTGCGAAGAAAGTGCAACATACTTAGAAATACCAGTAGAGGGAaacatcttagaagaaaagctctaCCAGCTTTTACTGCAAGTGGGAGAAGAAAGCCACTGAGGACGTCCCACTACAGGTAAACAGACTTCCTTTTCTGGAACCCCTGTAGCACACGGGGTCTGATTCACTTTCCCTTTTCAACAGACTAGACTTCCAGCCACATGGGGACTAATGACCATGAACCCAGAATCCAAGGCCCAGTTCCAGCTAGAAGGTCACTCCAATGCCAACAACTGATGGGATGGTATTTTATAATCCTCTAAGTGGGAAATGAATCATCTTCCCCATCCTAATCCCAGAGGTGGGAGAAGTCTGCAACATCTCCGGGCTCAGACCAAATGGCAATACTTGGATTGCAACCAAAGGATCACTGTAGAGTAGTTCCAAGCAGCAAGAGATCACATCCAGATTCTCATGGAGACCACTGTAGGGTGCAGAGTAACGGCATGAAAGCAATCAAACCTTGTATAAATaatgtttcttgccttttttttttttttaattaaacaaatccAGTGTCTCGAAAACTtgtgaaaatgtgtttaaaaaggtCAGGGAGCCTGCCACGCTTTTTTGCTCACTAGAACTATCCTATTTGTACCTTCTGACACCAAGAGATAGTGTAATAGCCTCTTTTGCACAGGCCCTATCATTTTATCTGTGTCCTGTAACTGTACCTCTCTAGAGGAAAAACAGATCggggaaaaaggaaaggcatttcTGCTAGTGAGaagagaatgcaaatcaaaagcaaacTGGAAAGCAAGAGCAATATTAAGGGTGGGATGAGAGACTGGAGTGGACGCTGCTTAAGAAATCTGGCTGAGTATGCTTTGGTTTGGGGGACTGAAGAAGCAGCTGGGCATTTAAAGTGCAATCACATTGGTAATAAATGATCATCCCTTTCTTCTGACTCTTCCCCCAGCTGATCATCCCCCACACCACGATACGCAGCAGGCACATTTCGGGGTTTAGAACGGCACACAAAGTCACAACCATCCTgtagagagagaagcaaaggaaggaaatgataatttGGAATAACCAACTTTAGGGTGAGGCAAAATGTACCCATGGGCTAAGAATGTGGCAAGAACTAGGTTTCTTCAGGGATGATGAGAAAACCTAGATGCTTTAAGCATCAGCCTGAATTGAATTTGGGGCTAACCGGAGAAAAATTCTAATCACATCTCATCTCGCCATCTAGGCCCCTGCAAAGCTTTCTCAGATTCCTAAATCTAAGCAACGGTGTTGTTCTCCCAGCCACGTCTTTGGCAAAGGCCAGGCACTAAGATGCTACGCTACTTACTGCTTTGTGCTAGGGCCAGCAGGTACTTTGTACTGGGTTTGCTGGGGCTTTTGTAGTTTTAGCACGCAAAGTCCTGTGTCTCGAGAGATCCCTCAGTCTGGGTAAACCGAGATGGTTGGTGACTCAATCTTGTATGCAGGCTACAGACTCAGCCAGCAGTCCTGTTACTTACTGCTACCAGGTTGCCAAGATCTTGCCAGAAGGCGAGGTGAGGAAACTGCTCCATTCCCTTGGCTCCCACCACCAGTCGCTGGTATAGGAACCCCCCGATGACGTAGACTGCGACCAGTGATGCAAACCTGTTGAGGAATAAAGACCTCTCTGCTTAAAGACCAAGGAAGAGTAAAACTTCAATAATAAAGATGATCTTTGTATTCACTAGCTGTTTCCTAGGCTGTATTctgtaaaaatggggaaaaaaggggggggggagggttagcTTCTTTAAAAAGCCAATTCACATTGTCTAAAAGCAAAAGGCTCAGAAAACACAAGACCCTAGTGTACGACTCTCACCTAAAGCCAAGAATAGTTACAGATCTACAGTTCCATTTCTCCCAAAGTTCTAATAGTCTAATGGGATAGATTTAAGAAGAGTCCGGCCCTCCTGTAGGGGGATAAAAAGCACCTCCAAATGCAAATACTTATTACTCGTTTTGAAAAAAACGTGCATAGTCAGAGTTTAAAGAGGATTTTCATGCGAagctccccgcccacccccaccctccctacAAACACAATTTGTATCTAAATAGCACCAAGGAATTGagttgaggggagaaaaaaaaggactgCTTGGACTGATAGAGGAAAAAGCACTCACGTGACTAGTAAGATAGAACCCACACTGAGGCGGGAGATCTCCGGGGCACAGGCCAGGCTGCTGTCCATCTCGAAGAGGTAGAAACAATCTTGGACTTTGCCTCGCTCCTCAGACACAGGGTTAAAATTGTCCTGATGACGAAAGGCCAGAACGCAACAGTTATGTGGTGAACGGTTTCCTTTGGgctcttattaaaaaaagaaaaaaacccacaagccAAAAAAAACAGTTGCTTTCTCTTGGTTCAATAACTTATTTTCCACATATGATGGAAGACAAGGTGTCTGTGATGCAGGGCGACACCAGACTTCTGATCCATCCCAGTGTTATCTCGTCCCCTCTGGAGACTCTCCCACCTCGGGTCAGTCCTTGCATGTGCTCTCTAGGCCCGCGTGCCCCAGGACGCCTCACCGCTAGGGTGTGTCGATTGCAGGAGATCATCACCACTGCACGACGCTGCTCCATGCCGCAGTGCCTGTCGTATTCATCACCCCCTTTATAGGTCAGCATGATCCAATTACctgagagagacaaggaaaatggagctttggggtggggggaaagcagAGGCGGGCCTAGGTACTATGGTAGAAAGGAACTGAGAAGTTCAATGAAACTGGTTTTAATTCAAATAATCCTAATCAGTATGGGCTCTGTATACCAAATACCAAGCTAAAACTGGCTTCTTTGTAACAGCTTTGTGTTCCCTTAAGACAACTGAGATCCAGATATTCATATGATAATCttaattttccacaataaaaggCAGGCAATTGATAGTGAAAAAACAATTATGAACCACACTGTGACAATGATTCACATTTTCGGAACACCTGCTAACATCGAAAGAAGAGGTTCCATAAAATTAGCAGCTGGCAGGGGAATGCCTACGATTTAAAATTAGCCACagataaattcaaagtggatgattgaaaaaaattttaatgtttatttatttttgagagagagcgcgagcaggggaagggcagagagagggagacacagactctgaagcaggctccaggctctgagctgtcagcacagagcccgatgtgggggtcgCAATTCCTAAAtggcgagaccatgacctgagcagaagttggacacttaaccgactgagtcacccaggcacccctcaaagtgGATGATTTTTAAGGTTGGGagccatttattctttatttttattttttcaatgtttactcatttttgagagagcgtgcacgcccacaagcaggggaggggcagagagaaagggagacacagacacttaagcaggctccaggctctgagttaccaacccagagcccgacgcggggctcacacccacagaccctgagatcatgacctgagctgaagtcggatgattaacctgctgagccacccaggtccccccgtttttattttttaaagcttatttacttattttgagagagaaagagagcgcaaggcacggaggggcagacagagagaatcccaagcagggtcggCACCGTCAGAGCAGACCCCTGTGCcaggctcgaattcatgaactgtgaggtcatgacctaagccgaaatcaagagtcggacactgaactgacggagccacctggACAGGctgccatttcttctttaatgtttaccaCAAATTTCTTTTGCAAAATATCCTTTGGTTTACCGGGTGAACAAGGTGAAAGATTCCACTTCCGATACAAAAAACACAGTAAGATGAAATGATTCTTCCAAGTCACAGGACAAGTAAACATAAGCTGGGTCGGAAACCCAGTCTTCCAACCCCGAGGCCTAAACTCTCGATGTCGTTTTATTATATTACTGATCGGAACAAATGCCTGCACTGGAAAATACAGTCATCCACTTAAAGGAGGGAATCAGACCACAGGTGCTCAAAGAGTCCTTTCggcaataatgattttaggacTTTTGAGAAACATAACCACCACACCACAAGTTGGTGGGGAAGTTTCTGCAGACTGGTTTGCAAAAAAGCTTAACTTAATCTCTTAAAATTTAACTGGCAGAGTTGGACTATTTCAATGCGAAATGGTCACGGTTGGTATTTTCGTGACTAGCACGAAAAACGCATTAAGCTACAGAATCCCAGCTAGATTCTTCTTTTTGCCGAAGCTTTTCATTAACTTTAAAACAAGCACACAGAGGTCCTGAGCCATGGCTCCAGAGGAGCTGGGGAACTAGGTATCCTGTGGTTTACAGTCTCAGGTGAGCTGAAGCCCACATGCCGTAGGATGCTCCAAAGACACTGAGAAAGGCTGACATATACAGGACTGTCAGAGGGATTGACTTGGGATCAATCAATCAACAGGGAGACTCTTACTTCCATTGAAGATGTGGGTCTCGTTGAGTCTCCCTACCACTGTCTCCTTGCCGTTACTTTTGTTGATCTGCACCAGGCCTGCCCCAGAGGTACGGTTGCCAGCTTCTCGGCACACCCTGAACATGTAGATATATGTATCTGGGCCCTGGCCCACAGTGCTCTCAAAGCTGCAAGGAGAAGcgtggagaaagaaggaagaggagagttACTGGCTATCAGCCTTAGGACAAGCGGCCTCTCTTCCTTTAACACCGGTCCCCCGAAAGTgtgatccatttatttatttgatgtcaCAACTAAACGTAATAGTGAGTAACATTCGTCGCATCACGCGACatccatgaatcatgagatatccacgtaagagtgaatcATATTTACTGAACCATGAGACAATCCTAATTGTTGATGATGACTGATTAAGACACAACACTCAAGACGCCTAGATATTCTAGAACACCTGTTCTAGATTATGCTAAAGTGTTAGTTGCTATTTCCCCGCGAATAAGGATCTGTGTTCACAGGAAGTATCCCTTGTCCCTTGAAGATCATTTCCAGATTTATATACCTGAAGATTCCTAACAGTTAAGATGATGTGTGTAGGCCTCAATGTTCATCTGATTCTTCTAAAGTCCCACTAAATGGAGGTATCAAATAATGCTTTTTAATTCCTACAAGTTGGTCTCTTGGATCCAGTCTCGGAAATAGCTACCCTTCTGCATAAGAGAACTGTACATTGCTAGTAAAAACTGGGCTGAGAATTTGCTctatatcataaaaaaaaaaaaaaaaaaggcaagctacCATGGCCAAATAAGACCAATACTACTGAAGTTCAAGTTAGAACCGTCTCCCAGAGGAGGTTCTTATACACGTATTCCCTCCGTACAGAGTAGTAGTATGAGAATAACGTCAGTAAGTGGAGGAAAAGACTCTTTACCTTTTGTTATACAGTGGCTGCAGCCTCTTCAGTAGAGCCaattctgtctctgactctctacCCTTGTCTCCCACCAGGTCGCAGGTTTTTTCTTCTGTCTGCCAGGATTCTCTTACTGCCACAGCCAGGAGCAGTGGCAGGAGCAGTCCAGTCCTCCAGCAGCTGCAGAAGGGGAACATCCTTTTGGGagacggtgtgtgtgtgttgaggaagCGGGGTAGGatcaggaaagaagggagagagagataaaacaCAGCAACGTGTAATAAgtgaatgtgtttttgtttttgccattttatctCCCGTCCGTCACTTATTTTACGCTAGTCAGTCTTCCTCCTTATCAGGAAGTTGGGGTtcattttcttgtgtctgtttcaAGCTTTTGGCTTTCACCCATTATTTTTTCCCATCCTTTAATGTTCAGAATTGGATTCTTAAtctctaggttttttttctttttaaaacttattttgcggggcgcctgggtggctcagtcggttaagcggccgacttcggctcaggtcacgatctcgcggtccgtgagttcgagccccgcgtcgggctctgtgctgacagctcagagcctggagcctgtttcagattctgtgtctccctctctctgaccctcccccgttcatgctttgtctctctctgtctcaaaaataaataaaaacgttaaaaaaattaaaaaaaaaataaataaaacttattttgcaAGACTTTTCCTAGCGGACTCTCTTGCCTGACACTGTTGCTCACCTCCTGTCCTGCCTGGGTGCCTTCAGGAAAGGGGCACACTGTGTGTTCAGCAAAGAGGACGGCACTGGCCTTGGTGAAGAGTCAGTGTCTACGGATTGTTGCTGATGATTCCGGCATAGGTGTGCCCTACAACAGGAATGTCTCAATTTCCGAGGCGATTTACCAACTCCTCAGCTCTACGGAGAAAGGCGTATTTTCCATCCTAGAAACTGTCAGAAGGACCAACCAATGGCCTAGGAAATACCTAGCTGACACCAAGGAATGGTAGTGGGATTCTTCAGAATGTCCAAGATTCTCTGGCACATGCAACAAATAGTACATCTTAATATCTTTGTGCCAAGAGCACCTGTAATAGGAAACTCATACAGACATGCAGCTTTCTGTGTCATTCACAGGTGAGTCCTTCACAACAAACTCTGGGGGTGCGAAGagttggaaaggaaagaacaaaaaggaattaCTTAATTATGACAACTTGGGTGGAGACATCCTTGCTTCTTTACGCTTTTGTGAAAAGTTAGATTGCGGTATCTCATATTTAAAGTTTAATAGTTTAATACAGTTCATAAAAGCTgcttcaggggcatctgggtggctcagctgagctCAACTCTTgctatcggctcaggtcatgatcttgcggtcatgagatggaacccccgcatcgggctctgcattgaatatggagcccgcttgggatttttgctctctcaaaataaacaaaaattaaaacaaaaacaaaaacaaaaaacaaacctgctTCAACCTGTGACCCACCCTAAGAGAACACTCAAATTTTCACTTAACACTTGATAAAGTCCAGTTGAAAGTTACTGAGAAAGATGTAGAACAAAGAAAGAGACTCGAACACTTTGGGCCCTAACTTCTCCTATCAGTAGTCGGGAGCATCCACCAGTCTTTGTTCATATTCGCCCTAAGAATGATGAATGGAGATAAACACAGCCACAGCACCTAAACCTTGACATTTATCTACTCTGATGTCTCAGGTCTGAAA is a genomic window of Acinonyx jubatus isolate Ajub_Pintada_27869175 chromosome B4, VMU_Ajub_asm_v1.0, whole genome shotgun sequence containing:
- the M6PR gene encoding cation-dependent mannose-6-phosphate receptor isoform X2, coding for MLTYKGGDEYDRHCGMEQRRAVVMISCNRHTLADNFNPVSEERGKVQDCFYLFEMDSSLACAPEISRLSVGSILLVTFASLVAVYVIGGFLYQRLVVGAKGMEQFPHLAFWQDLGNLVADGCDFVCRSKPRNVPAAYRGVGDDQLGEESEERDDHLLPM
- the M6PR gene encoding cation-dependent mannose-6-phosphate receptor isoform X1, which encodes MFPFCSCWRTGLLLPLLLAVAVRESWQTEEKTCDLVGDKGRESETELALLKRLQPLYNKSFESTVGQGPDTYIYMFRVCREAGNRTSGAGLVQINKSNGKETVVGRLNETHIFNGSNWIMLTYKGGDEYDRHCGMEQRRAVVMISCNRHTLADNFNPVSEERGKVQDCFYLFEMDSSLACAPEISRLSVGSILLVTFASLVAVYVIGGFLYQRLVVGAKGMEQFPHLAFWQDLGNLVADGCDFVCRSKPRNVPAAYRGVGDDQLGEESEERDDHLLPM
- the M6PR gene encoding cation-dependent mannose-6-phosphate receptor isoform X3 — protein: MDSSLACAPEISRLSVGSILLVTFASLVAVYVIGGFLYQRLVVGAKGMEQFPHLAFWQDLGNLVADGCDFVCRSKPRNVPAAYRGVGDDQLGEESEERDDHLLPM